Proteins encoded within one genomic window of Mya arenaria isolate MELC-2E11 chromosome 13, ASM2691426v1:
- the LOC128214513 gene encoding uncharacterized protein LOC128214513 — MLSSVIMMLIYFLLWGSVIATHNTENSGSSQTPALPPDEMYQDMFPLTKTNFTDCVLRNMDPWILIFHAGAVERAWKTMATRLRGVCWVGTVDVTKETELVTILAYDESKGPFRVFPYGDRNRKENHWRNIEDENTARAVCVRTIPDEVLNMEEEEVKDIFMDSFMAKPTRFPVFLLQVEEETSSTFKALAKRFAKYFTFTKLVRPSSKQLKSIGIEQDNLDLPDMFVVITKEGQTNELNAVRFDKQKLGYFNYTNVMEFLFSVNNNYRHELPGDNLAHVRKHAEMIEIVNIEKKRFDIVSAGSSARLTRSKSKDTHTVRNNGDNENKVNYPEIPGLRDEL, encoded by the exons ATGTTAAGCAGTGTTATAATGATGTTGATATACTTTTTACTGTGGGGAAGTGTTATTGCGACTCATAACACTGAAAACTCAGGCAGTAGCCAGACACCCGCCTTGCCACCTGACGAAATGTACCAGGACATGTTTCCCCTTACTAAAACTAACTTTACGGACTGTGTTTTGAGAAATATGGATCCATGGATTTTAATTTTCCATGCAGGCGCCGTCGAGAGAGCATGGAAAACGATGGCAACAAGGTTACGAGGTGTTTGCTGGGTAGGGACAGTAGATGTTACAAAAGAAACAGAGTTAGTTACTATTTTG gCCTACGACGAATCTAAAGGTCCTTTTCGTGTGTTTCCATATGGAGACCGGAACAGGAAAGAAAATCACTGGCGAAACATTGAAGATGAAAACACTGCAAGAGCAGTATGCGTCAGAACAATTCCGGACGAAGTGTTAAACATGGAAGAGGAGGAAGTCAAAGATATTTTCATGGATAGCTTTATGGCAAAGCCAACTAGATTTCCCGTCTTTCTGCTTCAAG ttGAAGAAGAAACATCATCCACATTCAAGGCTCTGGCTAAGCGTTTTGCGAAATACTTTACATTTACCAAACTAGTACGTCCATCGTCAAAACAGTTAAAAAGTATTGGAATAGAGCAGGACAATCTTGATTTACCTGACATGTTTGTAGTTATTACAAAAGAAGGTCAAACAAATGAGCTTAACGCAGTAAGGTTTGACAAGCAAAAACTTGGATATTTTAACTATACAAATGTAATGGAATTCCTATTTTCCGTAAATAACAACTACAGACACGAGTTACCTGGTGATAATCTTGCTCATGTTCGAAAGCATGCAGAAATGATAGAAATTGTGAACATTGAAAAGAAGCGGTTCGATATTGTCTCTGCAGGAAGCAGTGCGAGACTAACAAGATCAAAATCAAAAGACACACACACCGTTCGAAATAATGGcgataatgaaaacaaagtgaATTATCCAGAAATACCAGGATTGCGCGATGAACTCTAA